The segment TGATGAACCTTACTTCTCTCTGTTTTTTAAATTCTTCCGCCATGTAACCAATGTTTTTTGTAATATTTAGATTTTAAATTGCTAATAATAACTCCTCTACTGGTGCTTGCATGTATAAATAAATCATCTTTTAAATAGATACCTACGTGTGCTACTTTCTTTTTGGATCGATTACTACTAAAAAACACTAAGTCGCCTTCTTTTAGATTGCGTTTGGATATTTTTTTTGTTTGTCTCTTTTGTCCAGAAGTCGTTCTTTCTAGCTTCTTCTTGTACACTTTACTATACAAATTTTGAGTCAAACCAGAGCAGTCTATACC is part of the Bacteroides coprosuis DSM 18011 genome and harbors:
- a CDS encoding NLP/P60 protein (COGs: COG0791 Cell wall-associated hydrolase (invasion-associated protein)~InterPro IPR000064~KEGG: bfr:BF1015 putative lipoprotein~PFAM: NLP/P60~SPTR: Putative uncharacterized protein;~IMG reference gene:2504106744~PFAM: NlpC/P60 family) gives rise to the protein MNKKNFYWIVCICIIGFLSSCKTSSPQLDYKAIAQASNRLGMDINFDNNPVLYVESASWIGTPYRGGGKTKGGIDCSGLTQNLYSKVYKKKLERTTSGQKRQTKKISKRNLKEGDLVFFSSNRSKKKVAHVGIYLKDDLFIHASTSRGVIISNLKSKYYKKHWLHGGRI